From Roseofilum capinflatum BLCC-M114:
TTTTGGGCAAGTTGGTGCGGCCCCTGTCGCTTAGTGAGTCCTTCGATTAATCAAATTGCCAGCGAATATGGCGATCGCCTAAAAGTCGTCAAAATGGAAGTAGATCCCAATCCAGAATCCGTGAAAACCTACGCTGTAGAAGGAGTTCCCGGACTGCGCCTATTCAAATC
This genomic window contains:
- a CDS encoding thioredoxin family protein codes for the protein MSTPITITDAQFESEVLKASQPVLVYFWASWCGPCRLVSPSINQIASEYGDRLKVVKMEVDPNPESVKTYAVEGVPGLRLFKSGELTASDEGAVTKQKLVAMIEPHL